The Cucumis melo cultivar AY chromosome 9, USDA_Cmelo_AY_1.0, whole genome shotgun sequence genome includes the window GAGCACCATACTGGCATATATTTGGTCAACGACGGTAGGAGGAACCCTCGGAACACAATCTCCTCCCAAATGGGAGCGCAGACTGACACGACCACTGCATAGAGTGCCATTGCCACTGGGTCCCTAGCAACGATTGATTGTTCGACGCTTGAGACAGTAATTGGAGTTGAGGGAAGAACGGGCAACAAGTTTAGATTCACCTGTGAAAGACGGTTTACAAGTGGAAACATTAGGCAGCCTAAACCAACATCGAATTGCCATTTCCCTTCAAAGCTGAATTTAAACCAGCTAGGTGGAAGGGGGTGGAATCTTGAGAGGCAGCGATGCAGAATTGCCATTCCGGTAAGCCCTTCGGCTACATCTGTGAGAAGGCTGTATAAGGCTTGCCCTCTGTGCGTCATGAATTCCTTTCTGTATCCGGCTGTATGTGCTATTATTGGAATTATCCATGACCCTATAACCCAAAATGAAGCAACCCAGAGAAGCATAACCTACATCACCAGAAAACTTAACTTGTTAAAttcattttgtttttctcaATTTCATAGGACTGCTACTCTATATGAACTTCCTACTGGGCTCAATTCGGCAAGTCTACTTGACATTATATGAACACAATCTTGATGTTCCATGTCAATGCCTAAAATGTATCATGATATAGCAAAAGGAAAACAGCCACATCAACATATATTAACTTTTGAAAGTTTTGGCTGCTCATCTAGATTGTACAAGATaaacaaaacaagaaaaagtaaACATAGCAGAAAACTAGGCATCACCTGAACAATGGTTTTCGCTGTCCATGGAACCACCCATGGCTTTGTAACAAATATTGATTCAACGGCCTGAGATTCACAAAATAAAAGTAAACCAGGCAGTCAGCTTCTTGATCACAGGATGGAAATCACTAAattaaatagataaaaaaaaaatgttgaatgaGGCACCACAAAGATTTAGTGCAGCATAAAGTGTAAATCCCAACGAGGACACCATGGTTTACATTCAATCAGAAACTTCACTCTTAGTAGTTTTAGGGAGGAGAAAAGCAGCAGGATTGGTCATTCAAGCTTCACAACAACAATAACTAAGAAGAAATACCTCTCCAACCTCAGTTCCAGCAGAGCAAGAATTAGGAACATTACTCTCTCGTGgctcctatgaaaaaaaaaagaaggggcaGATAAAACAAATTTGGCTGTGGACTTTCTCAGTTCAAGGCCTTCAGGTAACCAGAAGGGATCTCTTAAAAGTAGGAGAGGGAATCGGGCaacaagaataaaataaaaattttgctTCGTAGTTTGATGTCACTCAAATGGGATAATCACAAGAAAAGTAACGAGCAAATTAGTTCGTACAAATCcctttgaagaagaaaaatggattCCAGTGAAATGAAATAAACAATAAAGGAGAAAATTCCCAAGCCAGCAAGCAAAGGTGGCAGTATAAAGATGTTATTTTTTATACTAGAGTAGTAAGGTTGTAATCATGAAAAAGATGCTGATATTTACGCCAGTATAAATCAATAAAAAGAGCCAAGTCTTAAAAGTTCATTGTTCCCTACTTTTCTGATGAGTGGCAGCAGCATATCAATGATAGTTTGGTAATAATGAACTCCTCAAGATCTAAGCAAATGAACGATAGTAACATATTAATCTAATATGTAATAGGTAGCACGATGtcatttaacaaaataaatgatAAGCGACATATTATTTCTTTGGTCATTATAATTCTGATATATTGTAAAATATCGATGATAGGCTTAGTAAATTGAAgggtaaaagaaaaagaatagaggGTTCTTGAAATAACGAGGTGATTGCTTTGTTGTTTGATGCTTACTCGAGAGTGAAAATTACAAGAAAAGTGTAACGCAAATGAGGTTGTGCAAATGACTTTGGCCGTTGCTATTCTGACAGGTTGCAACAACACATATCAATGATAGTTGGTAATTTGAAAGGTGCAAAACAAAGtatagaaaga containing:
- the LOC103482932 gene encoding uncharacterized protein LOC103482932, with the translated sequence MSTATNPCCHSLSFRPALPNSSFSIRVHLKPLLPRFPLNSSIHCATNLSRRRRNKWEIFCFRREESSSENFESKSVEDKLVEDLVTTPEINQPSDPRKEWVTSLYKAVESIFVTKPWVVPWTAKTIVQVMLLWVASFWVIGSWIIPIIAHTAGYRKEFMTHRGQALYSLLTDVAEGLTGMAILHRCLSRFHPLPPSWFKFSFEGKWQFDVGLGCLMFPLVNRLSQVNLNLLPVLPSTPITVSSVEQSIVARDPVAMALYAVVVSVCAPIWEEIVFRGFLLPSLTKYMPVWCSILVSSIAFALAHFNMQRMLPLILLGMVMGTVYARTRNLLPSMLLHSLWNAFVFLDLMK